One stretch of Terriglobales bacterium DNA includes these proteins:
- the carA gene encoding glutamine-hydrolyzing carbamoyl-phosphate synthase small subunit — translation MQAILALEDGKIFRGKGYGAKGECYGEVVFNTSITGYQEIFTDPSYCGQIVVLTNPEIGNYGTNPDDDESTRPYIEGLVVREFSRVSSNWRSQEVAEEYLEKYKIPVIADIDTRALVRHLRDHGCKRGVISSLETDAEKLIAKARSIPEMAGCDLAKVVSTKQRYLWELGERSHEPTQVVGVKDEPARFHVVAYDFGIKHNILRKLASEQCRVTVVPAETSAEDVLALNPNGIFLSNGPGDPEPCTYAQENIRRLMGRKPIFGICLGHQLIGLALGGKTYKLKFGHHGGNHPVKQLETGKVEITAHNHNFAVDPESLPESEVIKTHIDLNDSTLEGLRHRNLPLFSVQYHPEASPGPHDSHYLFKDFVKMMEEFRS, via the coding sequence ATGCAAGCGATCCTTGCGCTGGAAGACGGGAAGATCTTCCGCGGCAAAGGTTACGGCGCCAAAGGCGAATGCTACGGGGAAGTAGTTTTTAATACCTCCATCACCGGCTACCAGGAAATCTTCACCGACCCGTCCTACTGCGGGCAGATCGTCGTCCTCACCAATCCTGAAATAGGGAACTACGGCACCAATCCCGACGATGACGAGTCCACGCGGCCGTACATCGAGGGGCTGGTGGTGCGCGAGTTCTCGCGGGTGAGCTCGAACTGGCGCTCGCAGGAGGTGGCGGAAGAGTACCTGGAGAAGTACAAGATCCCGGTCATCGCCGACATCGACACGCGGGCGCTGGTGCGGCACCTGCGCGACCACGGGTGCAAGCGGGGCGTGATCTCGTCGCTGGAGACCGACGCGGAGAAACTGATCGCCAAGGCGCGGTCTATCCCCGAGATGGCGGGCTGCGACCTGGCCAAGGTGGTCTCGACCAAGCAGCGCTACCTGTGGGAGCTGGGCGAGCGCTCGCACGAGCCGACCCAGGTCGTAGGCGTGAAGGACGAGCCGGCGCGCTTCCACGTGGTGGCCTACGACTTCGGGATCAAGCACAACATCCTGAGAAAGCTGGCGAGCGAGCAGTGCCGGGTGACGGTGGTGCCGGCGGAGACCTCGGCGGAAGACGTGCTGGCGCTCAATCCCAACGGCATCTTCCTGTCGAACGGGCCGGGGGATCCCGAGCCCTGCACTTACGCGCAAGAAAACATCCGGCGGCTGATGGGGCGCAAGCCGATCTTCGGCATCTGCCTGGGACACCAGCTGATCGGGCTGGCGCTGGGCGGGAAGACCTACAAGCTGAAGTTCGGACATCACGGCGGCAACCATCCGGTGAAGCAGCTCGAGACCGGGAAAGTAGAGATCACGGCGCACAATCACAACTTCGCGGTGGACCCGGAATCGCTGCCGGAGAGCGAGGTCATCAAGACGCACATCGACCTGAATGACTCAACGCTGGAGGGCCTGCGACACCGCAACCTGCCGCTGTTCTCGGTGCAATACCATCCCGAGGCGAGCCCCGGGCCGCACGACTCGCATTATCTGTTCAAGGATTTCGTGAAGATGATGGAGGAGTTCAGGAGTTAG